A single genomic interval of halophilic archaeon DL31 harbors:
- a CDS encoding protein of unknown function DUF450 (KEGG: htu:Htur_1406 protein of unknown function DUF450), with product MDQSNFDAAGNDPRAQKVVRAVERFLSTLRERAPRKHASHVVHTEKVLQGEKVRQSPERFIVEHLVTDVADALGYDYRPQPKGITGLGGKIPDFEVLNTNGVVIGEVKKPNQIEAARDEAFKYLGDVSKRPAAGIATDGWTWVLHTAAERGSEPSYDCHRPLRPVMKKIWTEKYEQSERASRLQLRKQAREFTDELSIEALDGKLRAEE from the coding sequence ATGGATCAGTCGAATTTCGATGCAGCAGGGAACGACCCGCGAGCCCAGAAGGTTGTTCGCGCCGTTGAACGCTTCCTGTCCACACTCCGGGAGCGAGCACCCCGGAAACACGCCTCGCACGTAGTTCATACGGAGAAAGTGCTACAGGGCGAGAAAGTCCGACAGAGCCCAGAGCGCTTCATCGTTGAACACCTAGTCACCGATGTGGCTGACGCGCTCGGCTACGACTATCGACCACAGCCGAAAGGGATAACGGGTCTTGGTGGGAAAATCCCCGATTTCGAGGTGCTGAACACCAACGGCGTCGTCATCGGCGAAGTCAAGAAGCCGAATCAGATTGAGGCAGCCCGAGATGAGGCATTCAAATATCTCGGTGATGTTTCGAAACGCCCTGCTGCAGGAATCGCTACAGACGGCTGGACGTGGGTTCTGCATACGGCTGCTGAACGAGGTTCAGAGCCAAGTTACGACTGTCACCGCCCGCTTCGCCCCGTCATGAAGAAAATTTGGACGGAGAAGTACGAGCAGTCTGAGCGTGCATCTCGACTTCAGCTTCGGAAGCAGGCACGGGAATTTACTGACGAACTCTCAATAGAGGCACTAGATGGGAAACTTCGAGCAGAAGAGTAA